A window from Leguminivora glycinivorella isolate SPB_JAAS2020 chromosome 16, LegGlyc_1.1, whole genome shotgun sequence encodes these proteins:
- the LOC125235027 gene encoding transitional endoplasmic reticulum ATPase TER94 isoform X2, translating to MVELPLRHPSLFKAIGVKPPRGILMYGPPGTGKTLIARAVANETGAFFFLINGPEIMSKLAGESESNLRKAFEEADKNSPAIIFIDELDAIAPKREKTHGEVERRIVSQLLTLMDGMKKSSHVIVMAATNRPNSIDAALRRFGRFDREIDIGIPDATGRLEILRIHTKNMKLGDDVDLEQIAAESHGHVGADLASLCSEAALQQIREKMDLIDLEDDQIDAEVLNSLAVSMDNFRYAMTKSSPSALRETVVEVPNVSWTDIGGLQSVKRELQELVQYPVEHPDKFLKFGMQPSRGVLFYGPPGCGKTLLAKAIANECQANFISVKGPELLTMWFGESEANVRDIFDKARSASPCVLFFDELDSIAKSRGGSVSDAGGAADRVINQILTEMDGMGAKKNVFIIGATNRPDIIDPAILRPGRLDQLIYIPLPDEKSREAILRANLRKSPIARDVDLLYIAKVTQGFSGADLTEICQRACKLAIRQAIETEITRERARQQQQAGMDMDEEDPVPEISRAHFEEAMKFARRSVSDNDIRKYELFAQTLQQSRGFGTNFRFPTSAGAGGGTGTSGGDQPTFQEEAQDDDLYS from the exons ATGGTGGAGCTGCCTCTGCGCCACCCCTCGCTGTTCAAGGCCATTGGCGTCAAGCCCCCGCGCGGTATCCTCATGTACGGACCGCCCGGTACTGGCAAGACGCTCATCGCTCGCGCTGTGGCCAATGAAACTG GTGCTTTCTTCTTCCTGATCAACGGTCCCGAGATTATGTCCAAGCTCGCCGGCGAGTCTGAATCCAACCTTCGCAAGGCTTTCGAAGAGGCTGACAAGAACTCTCCAGCCATCATCTTCATCGATGAGTTGGATGCCATCGCTCCGAAGAGAGAAAAGACCCATGGAGAGGTGGAGCGCAGGATCGTGAGTCAGCTGCTCACGCTTATGGATG GTATGAAGAAATCATCTCACGTGATCGTCATGGCAGCTACCAACCGTCCGAACTCGATCGACGCAGCTCTCCGTCGCTTCGGGCGCTTCGATCGTGAGATTGATATCGGCATCCCTGATGCCACCGGCCGTTTGGAAATCCTGCGCATTCACACTAAGAACATGAAGCTGGGAGACGACGTCGATCTAGAACAG ATCGCGGCCGAGTCCCACGGCCACGTCGGCGCTGACCTGGCGTCTCTGTGCTCCGAGGCGGCCCTCCAGCAGATCCGTGAGAAGATGGACCTCATCGACCTCGAGGACGACCAGATTGACGCGGAGGTGCTCAACTCTCTCGCCGTCAGCATGGATAACTTCCGG TACGCGATGACGAAATCGTCGCCGTCGGCGCTGCGCGAGACCGTTGTGGAGGTGCCGAACGTCTCGTGGACCGACATCGGAGGCCTGCAGTCCGTCAAGCGCGAGCTACAGGAGCTCGTGCAGTACCCTGTGGAGCACCCAGACAAGTTCCTCAAGTTCGGCATGCAGCCCTCTCGCGGTGTGCTGTTCTACGGCCCGCCCGGCTGTG GTAAAACTCTGCTGGCCAAGGCGATCGCTAACGAGTGCCAGGCTAACTTCATCTCAGTGAAAGGCCCGGAGCTGCTCACCATGTGGTTCGGTGAATCTGAGGCCAACGTGCGAGACATCTTTGACAAG GCCCGATCAGCGTCGCCGTGCGTGCTGTTCTTCGATGAGCTGGACTCGATCGCCAAGTCCCGCGGCGGCTCCGTGTCTGACGCTGGCGGCGCCGCCGACCGCGTCATCAACCAGATCCTCACCGAGATGGACGGCATGGGCGCCAAGAAGAACGTCTTCATCATCG GCGCGACGAATCGTCCCGACATCATCGACCCGGCCATCCTTCGGCCCGGGCGTCTCGACCAGCTCATCTACATCCCTCTCCCCGACGAGAAGTCTCGCGAGGCCATCCTGCGCGCCAACCTGCGCAAGTCGCCCATCGCTAGAGACGTGGACCTGCTCTACATCGCCAAG GTGACACAAGGCTTCAGCGGTGCTGATTTAACTGAGATCTGCCAGCGCGCATGCAAGCTGGCCATCCGGCAAGCCATCGAGACTGAGATCACTCGCGAGCGCGCCAGACAACAGCAACAGGCTGGCATGGAT ATGGACGAAGAAGACCCGGTGCCGGAGATCTCGCGCGCGCACTTCGAGGAGGCGATGAAGTTCGCGCGGCGCTCCGTGTCCGACAACGACATCCGCAAGTACGAGCTGTTCGCGCAGACGCTGCAGCAGTCGCGCGGCTTCGGGACCAACTTCCG GTTCCCGACgtcggcgggcgcgggcggcggcacGGGCACGTCGGGCGGCGACCAGCCCAC
- the LOC125235027 gene encoding transitional endoplasmic reticulum ATPase TER94 isoform X1 — protein sequence MADNRSPDDLSTAILRRKDRPNRLIVEESTSDDNSVVSLSQAKMEQLQLFRGDTVLLKGKRRKETVCIVLSDENCPDEKIRMNRVVRNNLRVRLSDVVSIAPCPSVKYGKRVHILPIDDSVEGLTGNLFEVYLKPYFMEAYRPIHRDDTFMVRGGMRAVEFKVVETDPSPYCIVASDTVIHCEGEPIKREEEEEALNAVGYDDIGGCRKQLAQIKEMVELPLRHPSLFKAIGVKPPRGILMYGPPGTGKTLIARAVANETGAFFFLINGPEIMSKLAGESESNLRKAFEEADKNSPAIIFIDELDAIAPKREKTHGEVERRIVSQLLTLMDGMKKSSHVIVMAATNRPNSIDAALRRFGRFDREIDIGIPDATGRLEILRIHTKNMKLGDDVDLEQIAAESHGHVGADLASLCSEAALQQIREKMDLIDLEDDQIDAEVLNSLAVSMDNFRYAMTKSSPSALRETVVEVPNVSWTDIGGLQSVKRELQELVQYPVEHPDKFLKFGMQPSRGVLFYGPPGCGKTLLAKAIANECQANFISVKGPELLTMWFGESEANVRDIFDKARSASPCVLFFDELDSIAKSRGGSVSDAGGAADRVINQILTEMDGMGAKKNVFIIGATNRPDIIDPAILRPGRLDQLIYIPLPDEKSREAILRANLRKSPIARDVDLLYIAKVTQGFSGADLTEICQRACKLAIRQAIETEITRERARQQQQAGMDMDEEDPVPEISRAHFEEAMKFARRSVSDNDIRKYELFAQTLQQSRGFGTNFRFPTSAGAGGGTGTSGGDQPTFQEEAQDDDLYS from the exons GCAAAAATGGAGCAGCTCCAGCTGTTCAGAGGTGACACCGTGCTCCTCAAAGGCAAGCGGCGCAAGGAGACCGTCTGCATCGTACTGTCAGATGAGAACTGTCCTGATGAGAAGATCCGCATGAACCGTGTGGTCCGGAACAATCTGCGTGTGAGGCTGTCAGATGTGGTGTCTATCGCACCATGCCCGTCTGTCAAGTATGGCAAGCGGGTGCATATACTGCCTATTGATGACTCTGTCGAGGGATTGACTGG AAATCTCTTCGAGGTGTACCTGAAGCCGTATTTCATGGAGGCGTACCGCCCCATCCACCGCGACGACACTTTCATGGTCCGCGGAGGCATGCGCGCCGTCGAGTTCAAGGTGGTCGAGACTGACCCTTCGCCTTACTGCATTGTGGCTTCCGACACTGTCATACATTGCGAGGGAGAGCCTATCAAGCGAGAG GAGGAAGAGGAAGCCCTCAACGCTGTGGGCTACGACGATATCGGAGGTTGCCGCAAGCAGCTCGCCCAGATCAAGGAGATGGTGGAGCTGCCTCTGCGCCACCCCTCGCTGTTCAAGGCCATTGGCGTCAAGCCCCCGCGCGGTATCCTCATGTACGGACCGCCCGGTACTGGCAAGACGCTCATCGCTCGCGCTGTGGCCAATGAAACTG GTGCTTTCTTCTTCCTGATCAACGGTCCCGAGATTATGTCCAAGCTCGCCGGCGAGTCTGAATCCAACCTTCGCAAGGCTTTCGAAGAGGCTGACAAGAACTCTCCAGCCATCATCTTCATCGATGAGTTGGATGCCATCGCTCCGAAGAGAGAAAAGACCCATGGAGAGGTGGAGCGCAGGATCGTGAGTCAGCTGCTCACGCTTATGGATG GTATGAAGAAATCATCTCACGTGATCGTCATGGCAGCTACCAACCGTCCGAACTCGATCGACGCAGCTCTCCGTCGCTTCGGGCGCTTCGATCGTGAGATTGATATCGGCATCCCTGATGCCACCGGCCGTTTGGAAATCCTGCGCATTCACACTAAGAACATGAAGCTGGGAGACGACGTCGATCTAGAACAG ATCGCGGCCGAGTCCCACGGCCACGTCGGCGCTGACCTGGCGTCTCTGTGCTCCGAGGCGGCCCTCCAGCAGATCCGTGAGAAGATGGACCTCATCGACCTCGAGGACGACCAGATTGACGCGGAGGTGCTCAACTCTCTCGCCGTCAGCATGGATAACTTCCGG TACGCGATGACGAAATCGTCGCCGTCGGCGCTGCGCGAGACCGTTGTGGAGGTGCCGAACGTCTCGTGGACCGACATCGGAGGCCTGCAGTCCGTCAAGCGCGAGCTACAGGAGCTCGTGCAGTACCCTGTGGAGCACCCAGACAAGTTCCTCAAGTTCGGCATGCAGCCCTCTCGCGGTGTGCTGTTCTACGGCCCGCCCGGCTGTG GTAAAACTCTGCTGGCCAAGGCGATCGCTAACGAGTGCCAGGCTAACTTCATCTCAGTGAAAGGCCCGGAGCTGCTCACCATGTGGTTCGGTGAATCTGAGGCCAACGTGCGAGACATCTTTGACAAG GCCCGATCAGCGTCGCCGTGCGTGCTGTTCTTCGATGAGCTGGACTCGATCGCCAAGTCCCGCGGCGGCTCCGTGTCTGACGCTGGCGGCGCCGCCGACCGCGTCATCAACCAGATCCTCACCGAGATGGACGGCATGGGCGCCAAGAAGAACGTCTTCATCATCG GCGCGACGAATCGTCCCGACATCATCGACCCGGCCATCCTTCGGCCCGGGCGTCTCGACCAGCTCATCTACATCCCTCTCCCCGACGAGAAGTCTCGCGAGGCCATCCTGCGCGCCAACCTGCGCAAGTCGCCCATCGCTAGAGACGTGGACCTGCTCTACATCGCCAAG GTGACACAAGGCTTCAGCGGTGCTGATTTAACTGAGATCTGCCAGCGCGCATGCAAGCTGGCCATCCGGCAAGCCATCGAGACTGAGATCACTCGCGAGCGCGCCAGACAACAGCAACAGGCTGGCATGGAT ATGGACGAAGAAGACCCGGTGCCGGAGATCTCGCGCGCGCACTTCGAGGAGGCGATGAAGTTCGCGCGGCGCTCCGTGTCCGACAACGACATCCGCAAGTACGAGCTGTTCGCGCAGACGCTGCAGCAGTCGCGCGGCTTCGGGACCAACTTCCG GTTCCCGACgtcggcgggcgcgggcggcggcacGGGCACGTCGGGCGGCGACCAGCCCAC